The following proteins come from a genomic window of Actinomarinicola tropica:
- a CDS encoding thiolase family protein codes for MTSKMGRRVLVVGVGMHPFGNDGVAATDMGYVAGVAALDDAGIDFPEVGALYNGYIGGGITAGVHLAKDLGLTGLPVTHVENASATGSSAFGEAVHAVAGGRVDVAMALGFDDMNRMGGLGRSGKRGLGAEDVMLPAAFFAMWATRRMHEVGTTVETFAAIAAKNWNHARENPMAQRRADHEMTVEEILASTMISYPHTSKMACAAGGGGAAAVVASEDVARRLGGPMIEVVASQQRSETYTDGHVFLGAVIGPAQMTRDTAADAYEQAGLGPRDLDLVQVHDAFPIEELVYYELLGICGDGEGDKLVASGETSLGGRIPFSTDGGLTARGHPGGPTGLAQIHETVLQLRGGAGPRQVEGARTGLCHMAGAGSVCVVHILQRN; via the coding sequence ATGACCTCGAAGATGGGCCGCCGGGTGCTCGTGGTCGGCGTCGGCATGCATCCCTTCGGCAACGACGGCGTCGCCGCCACCGACATGGGCTACGTGGCCGGGGTCGCCGCACTCGACGACGCCGGCATCGACTTCCCCGAGGTGGGGGCGCTCTACAACGGCTACATCGGTGGCGGCATCACGGCAGGCGTGCACCTGGCCAAGGACCTGGGACTGACCGGCCTGCCCGTCACCCACGTCGAGAACGCCTCGGCCACCGGCTCATCTGCCTTCGGGGAAGCAGTCCACGCCGTCGCCGGCGGACGGGTCGACGTCGCCATGGCGCTCGGCTTCGACGACATGAACCGCATGGGTGGTCTGGGCCGGAGCGGCAAGCGCGGCCTCGGTGCCGAGGACGTGATGCTGCCGGCGGCCTTCTTCGCCATGTGGGCCACACGACGCATGCACGAGGTGGGCACGACCGTGGAGACATTCGCCGCCATCGCGGCGAAGAACTGGAACCACGCCCGCGAGAACCCGATGGCCCAGCGCCGGGCTGACCACGAGATGACCGTCGAGGAGATCCTCGCTTCGACCATGATCTCCTACCCCCACACCTCCAAGATGGCGTGTGCTGCCGGCGGCGGGGGCGCGGCGGCCGTCGTGGCCTCCGAGGACGTGGCTCGCCGCCTCGGTGGCCCGATGATCGAGGTGGTGGCCTCTCAGCAGCGCTCGGAGACCTACACCGATGGCCACGTGTTCCTCGGGGCGGTGATCGGCCCGGCCCAGATGACCCGCGACACCGCGGCCGATGCCTACGAGCAGGCTGGCCTCGGGCCGCGCGACCTGGACCTGGTGCAGGTCCACGACGCGTTCCCCATCGAGGAGCTCGTCTACTACGAGCTGCTCGGCATCTGCGGGGACGGCGAGGGGGACAAGCTGGTGGCCAGTGGCGAGACGAGCCTGGGCGGTCGCATCCCGTTCAGCACCGACGGGGGCCTCACCGCACGCGGCCACCCCGGCGGACCCACCGGGCTCGCCCAGATCCACGAGACGGTGCTCCAGCTCCGCGGTGGTGCCGGCCCCCGACAGGTCGAGGGCGCGCGCACCGGGCTGTGCCACATGGCCGGCGCCGGCTCCGTGTGCGTGGTTCACATCCTGCAGCGCAACTGA